One Eublepharis macularius isolate TG4126 chromosome 6, MPM_Emac_v1.0, whole genome shotgun sequence DNA segment encodes these proteins:
- the BCL6 gene encoding B-cell lymphoma 6 protein isoform X1 yields MASPAESCIQFTRHASDVLLNLNRLRSRDILTDVVIVVNREQFRAHKTVLMACSGLFYSIFTDQLKCNLNVINLDPEVNPEGFGILLEFMYTSRLNLRESNIMAVMTTALYLQMEHVVDTCRRLLSSSEAEMMSSVKTPREEFLASRMLSHPEMMAYRTRDMSENSMPLRNGPICDGRAFATSLYSGLSGSPISYTGYSPMPVNGFLFSDDELREARLPLSDVSRANLFPRERVLPCNTSRAGAPEYTRAVTDVSPSMCHATLYSPKEAAAEEVKSDAHYIPGLKPAAPLARNNPYFACDKVSKEEEKSSSEEEISQRFEPSNTPMNRKVLTSPQSPQKSDCQPNSPTESSSSKNARIGQSSGSSSAKSPSDPKACNWKKYKFIVLNSLNQNAKQDSPDQNEAGTLSPQSYMPSLTCQQSMEPENLDVQSPTKMSINGEESTIPQASRLNSIVNRSLDGSPRSIEGQSPLYLHSSKCSSCGSQSPQHSEMCLHTPGSNFGEEMGETQSEYSDSSCENGTFFCNECHCRFSEEASLKRHSLQMHSDKPYKCDRCQASFRYKGNLASHKTVHTGEKPYRCSICGAQFNRPANLKTHTRIHSGEKPYKCETCGARFVQVAHLRAHVLIHTGEKPYPCEICGTRFRHLQTLKSHLRIHTGEKPYHCEKCNLHFRHKSQLRLHLRQKHGAITNTKVQYRVSSAEVPPELPKAC; encoded by the exons ATGGCGTCTCCGGCCGAAAGTTGTATCCAGTTCACACGCCACGCTAGCGACGTCCTTCTCAATCTCAATCGCCTTAGGAGCAGAGATATCCTGACGGATGTAGTGATCGTCGTCAACCGGGAGCAGTTCCGAGCCCACAAAACGGTTCTTATGGCCTGCAG CGGCCTTTTTTACAGCATCTTCACAGACCAGCTGAAGTGCAATTTGAACGTCATCAACTTGGATCCTGAGGTCAACCCCGAAGGATTCGGCATCCTCCTTGAGTTTATGTACACCTCCCGCCTCAATTTGAGGGAGAGCAACATCATGGCGGTCATGACCACTGCCCTTTACCTACAGATGGAGCATGTCGTGGACACCTGCCGCCGGCTTCTCAGCTCTAG TGAGGCAGAGATGATGTCCTCTGTCAAGACTCCCCGAGAAGAATTCCTGGCAAGTCGGATGTTGAGTCATCCCGAGATGATGGCTTACCGGACCAGAGACATGTCGGAGAACAGCATGCCTCTTCGGAATGGGCCAATTTGTGATGGACGGGCTTTTGCCACTAGCTTATACAGCGGCCTGTCTGGGTCCCCCATCTCCTACACTGGATACAGCCCCATGCCTGTTAATGGCTTCCTTTTCTCAGATGACGAGCTAAGAGAAGCAAGGTTGCCTTTGTCAGATGTTTCAAGAGCCAACCTTTTCCCACGGGAAAGGGTCCTGCCATGCAACACCTCCCGGGCTGGCGCCCCCGAGTACACCCGAGCTGTCACTGATGTCTCTCCCAGCATGTGCCATGCCACTCTCTACTCTCCAAAAGAGGCTGCTGCTGAAGAAGTCAAGAGTGATGCACACTACATTCCCGGACTCAAACCGGCAGCCCCTCTGGCACGGAACAATCCTTACTTTGCCTGTGACAAAGTGAGCAAGGAAGAAGAGAAGTCGTCCTCAGAAGAAGAGATCAGCCAACGCTTTGAGCCAAGCAACACCCCGATGAATCGCAAGGTTCTCACCAGCCCCCAGAGCCCCCAGAAATCGGACTGCCAACCCAATTCGCCAACCGAGTCCAGCAGCAGCAAGAACGCTCGCATCGGCCAGAGCTCCGGTTCCTCCTCTGCCAAAAGTCCCTCCGACCCCAAGGCTTGCAACTGGAAGAAGTACAAGTTTATCGTGCTAAACTCGCTTAACCAGAATGCCAAGCAAGACAGCCCTGACCAGAACGAGGCGGGGACTCTTTCCCCACAATCTTACATGCCCTCCCTGACTTGCCAGCAGTCCATGGAGCCTGAGAATTTAGATGTGCAATCTCCAACCAAAATGAGCATTAATGGGGAAGAGTCAACGATTCCCCAAGCAAGCAGGTTGAACAGCATCGTTAACAG GTCGTTAGACGGATCCCCCCGGAGCATTGAGGGGCAGTCCCCGTTATACCTACACTCCTCCAAGTGCAGTTCTTGTGGCTCACAATCTCCCCAGCATTCAGAGATGTGCCTTCATACCCCCGGCTCAAACTTTGGAGAAGAGATGGGGGAAACGCAGTCCGAATATTCAGATTCTAGTTGCG AAAATGGAACCTTTTTCTGCAACGAGTGCCACTGCAGATTTTCGGAAGAGGCTTCTCTCAAGAGACACTCCCTCCAAATGCACAGCGACAAGCCCTACAAGTGTGACCGTTGCCAGGCCTCCTTTCGCTACAAGGGGAACCTAGCCAGCCATAAAACCGTTCACACAG gggagaaaccctatcgCTGCAGTATTTGTGGAGCCCAGTTCAACCGGCCAGCCAACCTGAAGACTCATACACGCATCCATTCTGGAGAGAAGCCGTACAAATGCGAGACCTGCGGTGCAAGATTCGTCCAG GTAGCACACCTCCGTGCTCATGTTCTGATCCACACCGGGGAGAAACCCTATCCATGTGAAATCTGTGGTACACGCTTCAGGCATCTCCAGACACTCAAGAGTCACCTTCGGATCCACACCGGAGAGAAGCCGTACCAT TGTGAAAAGTGCAACCTGCATTTTCGTCACAAAAGTCAGCTCCGTCTCCatcttcgtcagaagcatgggGCCATCACAAACACGAAGGTGCAGTACCGAGTCTCGAGTGCAGAAGTCCCACCAGAGCTCCCGAAGGCTTGCTAA
- the BCL6 gene encoding B-cell lymphoma 6 protein isoform X2 codes for MASPAESCIQFTRHASDVLLNLNRLRSRDILTDVVIVVNREQFRAHKTVLMACSGLFYSIFTDQLKCNLNVINLDPEVNPEGFGILLEFMYTSRLNLRESNIMAVMTTALYLQMEHVVDTCRRLLSSSEAEMMSSVKTPREEFLASRMLSHPEMMAYRTRDMSENSMPLRNGPICDGRAFATSLYSGLSGSPISYTGYSPMPVNGFLFSDDELREARLPLSDVSRANLFPRERVLPCNTSRAGAPEYTRAVTDVSPSMCHATLYSPKEAAAEEVKSDAHYIPGLKPAAPLARNNPYFACDKVSKEEEKSSSEEEISQRFEPSNTPMNRKVLTSPQSPQKSDCQPNSPTESSSSKNARIGQSSGSSSAKSPSDPKACNWKKYKFIVLNSLNQNAKQDSPDQNEAGTLSPQSYMPSLTCQQSMEPENLDVQSPTKMSINGEESTIPQASRLNSIVNRSLDGSPRSIEGQSPLYLHSSKCSSCGSQSPQHSEMCLHTPGSNFGEEMGETQSEYSDSSCGEKPYRCSICGAQFNRPANLKTHTRIHSGEKPYKCETCGARFVQVAHLRAHVLIHTGEKPYPCEICGTRFRHLQTLKSHLRIHTGEKPYHCEKCNLHFRHKSQLRLHLRQKHGAITNTKVQYRVSSAEVPPELPKAC; via the exons ATGGCGTCTCCGGCCGAAAGTTGTATCCAGTTCACACGCCACGCTAGCGACGTCCTTCTCAATCTCAATCGCCTTAGGAGCAGAGATATCCTGACGGATGTAGTGATCGTCGTCAACCGGGAGCAGTTCCGAGCCCACAAAACGGTTCTTATGGCCTGCAG CGGCCTTTTTTACAGCATCTTCACAGACCAGCTGAAGTGCAATTTGAACGTCATCAACTTGGATCCTGAGGTCAACCCCGAAGGATTCGGCATCCTCCTTGAGTTTATGTACACCTCCCGCCTCAATTTGAGGGAGAGCAACATCATGGCGGTCATGACCACTGCCCTTTACCTACAGATGGAGCATGTCGTGGACACCTGCCGCCGGCTTCTCAGCTCTAG TGAGGCAGAGATGATGTCCTCTGTCAAGACTCCCCGAGAAGAATTCCTGGCAAGTCGGATGTTGAGTCATCCCGAGATGATGGCTTACCGGACCAGAGACATGTCGGAGAACAGCATGCCTCTTCGGAATGGGCCAATTTGTGATGGACGGGCTTTTGCCACTAGCTTATACAGCGGCCTGTCTGGGTCCCCCATCTCCTACACTGGATACAGCCCCATGCCTGTTAATGGCTTCCTTTTCTCAGATGACGAGCTAAGAGAAGCAAGGTTGCCTTTGTCAGATGTTTCAAGAGCCAACCTTTTCCCACGGGAAAGGGTCCTGCCATGCAACACCTCCCGGGCTGGCGCCCCCGAGTACACCCGAGCTGTCACTGATGTCTCTCCCAGCATGTGCCATGCCACTCTCTACTCTCCAAAAGAGGCTGCTGCTGAAGAAGTCAAGAGTGATGCACACTACATTCCCGGACTCAAACCGGCAGCCCCTCTGGCACGGAACAATCCTTACTTTGCCTGTGACAAAGTGAGCAAGGAAGAAGAGAAGTCGTCCTCAGAAGAAGAGATCAGCCAACGCTTTGAGCCAAGCAACACCCCGATGAATCGCAAGGTTCTCACCAGCCCCCAGAGCCCCCAGAAATCGGACTGCCAACCCAATTCGCCAACCGAGTCCAGCAGCAGCAAGAACGCTCGCATCGGCCAGAGCTCCGGTTCCTCCTCTGCCAAAAGTCCCTCCGACCCCAAGGCTTGCAACTGGAAGAAGTACAAGTTTATCGTGCTAAACTCGCTTAACCAGAATGCCAAGCAAGACAGCCCTGACCAGAACGAGGCGGGGACTCTTTCCCCACAATCTTACATGCCCTCCCTGACTTGCCAGCAGTCCATGGAGCCTGAGAATTTAGATGTGCAATCTCCAACCAAAATGAGCATTAATGGGGAAGAGTCAACGATTCCCCAAGCAAGCAGGTTGAACAGCATCGTTAACAG GTCGTTAGACGGATCCCCCCGGAGCATTGAGGGGCAGTCCCCGTTATACCTACACTCCTCCAAGTGCAGTTCTTGTGGCTCACAATCTCCCCAGCATTCAGAGATGTGCCTTCATACCCCCGGCTCAAACTTTGGAGAAGAGATGGGGGAAACGCAGTCCGAATATTCAGATTCTAGTTGCG gggagaaaccctatcgCTGCAGTATTTGTGGAGCCCAGTTCAACCGGCCAGCCAACCTGAAGACTCATACACGCATCCATTCTGGAGAGAAGCCGTACAAATGCGAGACCTGCGGTGCAAGATTCGTCCAG GTAGCACACCTCCGTGCTCATGTTCTGATCCACACCGGGGAGAAACCCTATCCATGTGAAATCTGTGGTACACGCTTCAGGCATCTCCAGACACTCAAGAGTCACCTTCGGATCCACACCGGAGAGAAGCCGTACCAT TGTGAAAAGTGCAACCTGCATTTTCGTCACAAAAGTCAGCTCCGTCTCCatcttcgtcagaagcatgggGCCATCACAAACACGAAGGTGCAGTACCGAGTCTCGAGTGCAGAAGTCCCACCAGAGCTCCCGAAGGCTTGCTAA